Genomic window (Syntrophorhabdus sp.):
ATGGCGGGCTCTAACCCGTTCGAGCCGGCAGAGGGACCGCGAGGCCCGGCCCTTCCCTGGAAACGGCGCTATCATCCTGTTCATCATCGTCCTCGCGGCCTTCACATTCGCAATGCGTGTCTACCTTCCCTCCGAAAAACAGATCTTCCACCTCCGTCTCGGGAACTACGCGGAGTATGTGGCCTTTTTCTTCGGGGGCATCGTGGCATACCGGAACCGATGGCTCGAAAAGCTCACGGACTTGACCGGCAAGCAGTGGACGGCCATCACAGGCGCGGCCGTCTGCGTCTACATCTTCTTCATCGTTCAGGCCTGGGGAGCTGGTGAAAGTCTCTCCTTCCTGAGAGGCGGCCTCTCCCTCAAGACCCTCATCGCCACGTACGTGGGCACCTTCATCGCCGTGGGCAGTTCCATCTGCCTCATCTATCTCTTCAGGACGTACCTCAACACCCAACCGGGCCTCATAGGGCCGATGACGCAGGACGCCTACGCGGTCTTTATTTTCCACCCCCCCGTTATCGTGGCGGTCACCTATTGGATGCAGGACGCTGCCGTCCTTCACCCCTTCATAAAGTTCCTTTCGGCCTTC
Coding sequences:
- a CDS encoding acyltransferase family protein, which encodes MQVIAEKVRVPQSQPLTGAKRMLYLDNLRLSFTFLVILHHVCLTYATNSGWYFYQYLDDPFTNIVLNILMGVGRTWVLASFFLISGYFTPGSLDRKGTWWFIKDRFIRIGIPLCIFALLIRPTMVYFLKWDTLSLQYSYLENIFLLKNAAPGPAWFLEVLLVFSLVYAAWRALTRSSRQRDREARPFPGNGAIILFIIVLAAFTFAMRVYLPSEKQIFHLRLGNYAEYVAFFFGGIVAYRNRWLEKLTDLTGKQWTAITGAAVCVYIFFIVQAWGAGESLSFLRGGLSLKTLIATYVGTFIAVGSSICLIYLFRTYLNTQPGLIGPMTQDAYAVFIFHPPVIVAVTYWMQDAAVLHPFIKFLSAFIMGTVLCFLICHYFVRKIPYAKRVL